From a region of the Burkholderiaceae bacterium DAT-1 genome:
- a CDS encoding penicillin acylase family protein: MYKLRRVALGVVGLCLVLTLILAALFWAALHASLPAIDGTIKSAQVSAPLRIVRDRLGIVTVEAGNRADAAWALGYAHASDRYFQMDLLRRNAAGEISALIGAAALPVDREHRLHRLRARAHQAWLGLPAQEKALLQHYADGVNAGLSALKGRPFEYWLLRNSPKPWLPEDSLLVIYTMYFELQGHQADRELSRGWLVENCNDAQLEFLLPESSKWDAPIDESIQAPGHVIPQSAPLWWRGATTQAGLKPLQENFPGSNNFAVSGKRSLSGSAILADDMHLGIRLPNTWYRAVLRWQERAHEVAQISGVSLPGAPAIVAGSNGRVAWGFTNSYGDWLDLVRLERHPEDHLRYRGQKEWEQLVPHKEVIEVNHGNAETLTVLESRYGPVRVVGGESFAMRWVAHDAGRAVNLGLMGMEHVRTAEEALAVGQRSGIPAQNLLVADQSGHIGWTIAGPMPKRVVWGERNTVPLAVDTPHLGWEGYLAPTAYPQLLDPPAGQLWTANSRQLAGDQYALIGDGGADLGARSRQIRDDLTSLHRVTERDLLNVQLDDRALLLNGWHDRLIALLDADSLRGKPMRREARELVASWTGRAAPSDAGYHIVRAWRDSIYQGMFGRLDEELRKVDPDLRYNLANPRWEVVAETLLDKTPEAWLPLGYQDWQQFQLAQLDRVLDTLLKEHKQLKLATWGQANRSEIAHPFVRFMPWMKWLLATPADELAGDKNVPRVVGSDFGASERLVISPGHEEHAIFHMPGGQSGNPLSPFFLAGHEAWVKGDPSPLLPQGRAYVFNIEPSPAK; the protein is encoded by the coding sequence ATGTACAAGCTTAGGCGCGTAGCGCTTGGCGTGGTTGGTTTGTGTCTAGTGCTGACATTGATTCTTGCGGCACTGTTTTGGGCGGCGCTGCATGCAAGCTTGCCTGCAATTGATGGAACGATAAAGTCTGCGCAAGTCAGTGCTCCGTTGCGTATCGTGCGTGACAGGTTGGGCATCGTTACTGTTGAGGCCGGAAATCGGGCTGATGCGGCCTGGGCGCTCGGGTATGCACATGCGAGCGATCGCTACTTTCAAATGGACTTGCTGCGCCGAAATGCTGCAGGTGAAATATCCGCATTGATTGGTGCGGCGGCGCTGCCAGTTGATCGAGAGCATCGCCTGCACCGACTCCGTGCGCGTGCGCATCAGGCGTGGCTGGGTCTGCCGGCTCAGGAAAAGGCCTTACTTCAGCACTATGCTGACGGAGTGAATGCAGGGTTATCCGCACTAAAGGGACGCCCCTTCGAATATTGGCTTTTACGCAATTCGCCTAAGCCGTGGTTGCCTGAAGATTCGTTACTGGTGATTTACACCATGTATTTTGAACTGCAGGGACATCAGGCTGATCGTGAGTTATCACGCGGCTGGCTGGTTGAGAATTGCAATGATGCTCAGCTGGAATTTCTTTTGCCTGAGTCAAGCAAGTGGGACGCCCCTATAGATGAAAGCATTCAAGCACCGGGGCATGTGATACCGCAATCGGCGCCACTCTGGTGGCGTGGCGCGACGACGCAGGCCGGGCTTAAGCCCCTGCAGGAAAATTTCCCTGGTAGTAATAATTTTGCTGTATCGGGCAAGCGAAGCCTCAGTGGCTCGGCCATTCTCGCTGATGATATGCATCTGGGCATTCGATTGCCCAATACCTGGTATCGGGCTGTGTTGCGTTGGCAGGAGCGTGCTCATGAAGTTGCCCAGATCAGTGGCGTCAGTCTTCCGGGTGCACCCGCTATTGTTGCCGGCAGTAATGGCCGTGTGGCGTGGGGGTTCACAAATAGTTACGGAGACTGGCTTGATCTTGTCAGGCTGGAACGTCACCCGGAAGATCATCTTCGCTACCGTGGGCAGAAGGAATGGGAGCAGCTGGTTCCTCATAAGGAGGTCATAGAGGTTAATCATGGCAATGCCGAAACGCTCACGGTTCTGGAAAGTCGCTATGGTCCTGTTCGGGTGGTGGGGGGCGAAAGTTTCGCTATGCGCTGGGTGGCTCATGACGCCGGTAGAGCAGTCAATCTCGGCCTGATGGGGATGGAACATGTTCGCACCGCAGAGGAAGCGCTGGCTGTGGGGCAGCGATCGGGCATTCCTGCACAAAACTTGCTGGTAGCAGATCAGTCGGGTCATATTGGCTGGACCATTGCCGGCCCTATGCCTAAACGGGTAGTGTGGGGCGAGCGCAATACGGTGCCTCTGGCTGTCGATACGCCACATCTGGGATGGGAAGGCTATCTTGCGCCGACGGCGTATCCGCAATTGCTTGATCCACCTGCCGGCCAGTTGTGGACGGCAAACAGCCGACAGCTGGCAGGAGATCAATATGCACTGATCGGGGATGGTGGCGCTGATTTGGGTGCCCGATCGCGCCAGATTCGCGATGATCTCACCAGCTTGCATCGTGTCACAGAGCGCGATCTATTGAATGTTCAGCTGGATGATCGTGCCTTGCTACTGAATGGCTGGCACGATCGGCTGATTGCCTTGCTGGATGCGGATAGTTTGCGAGGCAAGCCAATGCGTCGTGAAGCGCGTGAGCTGGTTGCTAGTTGGACGGGACGGGCGGCGCCAAGCGATGCCGGATATCATATTGTTCGTGCCTGGCGGGACTCAATTTATCAGGGCATGTTTGGCCGACTGGATGAAGAGTTGCGCAAGGTTGATCCGGATTTGCGTTACAACCTTGCCAATCCGCGCTGGGAAGTGGTGGCGGAAACCTTGCTTGATAAAACGCCTGAGGCATGGTTACCCCTTGGCTATCAGGACTGGCAGCAATTCCAGCTTGCCCAGCTAGATCGGGTGCTGGACACGCTGCTCAAGGAACATAAGCAGCTTAAGCTCGCCACCTGGGGGCAGGCCAATCGCAGTGAAATTGCCCATCCGTTTGTAAGATTTATGCCGTGGATGAAATGGCTACTGGCTACGCCCGCAGATGAACTGGCCGGGGATAAAAACGTGCCTCGCGTGGTGGGTAGTGATTTTGGTGCGTCAGAACGGCTGGTGATCAGTCCCGGTCACGAAGAACATGCCATATTCCATATGCCGGGCGGACAGAGCGGCAACCCTCTGTCACCCTTCTTTTTGGCCGGGCATGAGGCATGGGTGAAGGGAGACCCCTCGCCGCTACTGCCGCAGGGTCGTGCCTATGTCTTTAATATCGAGCCTTCACCCGCCAAATAG
- a CDS encoding TatD family hydrolase, with the protein MFIDSHCHIDFPELVEQIDDLRLNMQANRVTHALCVSVNLPKWPNVVALAERFPEIWASVGVHPDYEDEAEASVDQLCEMAQHPKVIAIGETGLDYYRLTGDLEWQRERFRTHIRAARQCSKPLIIHTRNAAEDTLRIMKEEGADEVGGVMHCFTETREVAEAALDLNFHISMSGIVTFKNAKQVREVATMVPLDRLLIETDSPYLAPVPFRGKLNHPALVKHVAECIADLRGIPVTEVAAATTANFVRLFKLEGRLA; encoded by the coding sequence ATGTTTATTGATTCGCACTGCCATATTGATTTCCCGGAGCTGGTTGAGCAAATCGACGACCTTCGCCTGAACATGCAGGCAAACAGGGTGACGCATGCGCTTTGCGTATCAGTCAATCTGCCAAAATGGCCAAATGTGGTTGCACTGGCCGAGCGTTTCCCGGAAATCTGGGCGTCAGTCGGCGTACATCCTGATTATGAGGATGAGGCAGAGGCCAGCGTCGACCAGTTGTGCGAGATGGCGCAACATCCTAAAGTCATCGCCATTGGCGAAACCGGTCTGGATTACTACCGGCTGACGGGTGATCTCGAATGGCAGCGCGAACGCTTTCGTACCCATATCCGCGCCGCGCGCCAGTGCAGCAAGCCACTGATCATTCATACCCGCAATGCCGCTGAGGACACGCTGCGCATCATGAAAGAAGAGGGAGCGGATGAAGTGGGCGGTGTGATGCATTGCTTCACCGAGACCCGTGAAGTCGCCGAGGCCGCACTGGATTTGAACTTTCACATTTCCATGTCTGGCATTGTCACCTTCAAGAATGCCAAGCAGGTGCGCGAAGTGGCGACCATGGTTCCCCTTGATCGCCTGCTGATTGAGACGGATTCGCCCTATCTGGCACCTGTTCCGTTCCGAGGCAAGCTCAACCATCCGGCGCTGGTCAAGCATGTGGCTGAGTGTATTGCTGACTTGCGCGGCATTCCGGTGACCGAAGTGGCTGCTGCAACGACAGCTAACTTTGTGCGCCTGTTCAAGCTGGAAGGCAGGCTGGCATGA
- a CDS encoding MBL fold metallo-hydrolase — translation MTAVDVLMLGVGSSGGSPAIGCHCPTCTSTNPRNVRTRSSTVLRVNGLTFLIDTGPDLRQQSLREGLTSVDAVLYTHPHADHLNGIDDLRAFCYVRRAGIPVFGNAFMMEDIAKRFYYTILPPGPHWDKPVLELNTVEGPFTFNGVDIIPVPVMHGKWPILGYRIGNVAYLTDVSEIPESSLPLLEGLDILMLDCLRNEPHFTHFGVEQSIAAAQRIGAKRTVFFHMTHELEYEALSARLPAGIEVGYDGMTLRSGPASA, via the coding sequence ATGACCGCCGTAGACGTACTGATGCTGGGAGTGGGATCGAGTGGCGGGTCACCCGCCATTGGCTGTCATTGCCCTACCTGTACGTCGACTAATCCGCGAAATGTCCGCACGCGCTCATCCACCGTATTGCGGGTGAACGGACTGACGTTCCTGATTGATACAGGCCCCGATCTGCGCCAGCAATCTTTGCGCGAGGGGCTGACCAGTGTGGATGCCGTGCTGTATACGCACCCGCACGCCGATCACCTGAATGGCATCGATGATCTGCGCGCCTTTTGCTATGTGCGTCGCGCCGGGATTCCGGTATTTGGCAATGCCTTCATGATGGAAGATATCGCCAAGCGATTCTATTACACCATCCTTCCACCCGGCCCGCACTGGGATAAGCCCGTGCTGGAACTGAACACGGTAGAGGGACCGTTTACCTTTAACGGCGTAGACATCATTCCGGTGCCGGTCATGCACGGGAAGTGGCCTATTCTGGGCTATCGAATCGGAAATGTGGCTTATCTGACCGATGTATCCGAGATTCCCGAGTCCAGTTTACCGCTTCTCGAAGGACTGGATATCCTGATGCTGGACTGCCTGCGCAACGAACCGCATTTCACCCATTTCGGGGTGGAGCAGTCGATTGCGGCCGCGCAGCGCATCGGCGCAAAACGTACTGTCTTCTTCCATATGACACACGAGCTGGAGTACGAGGCGCTGTCTGCACGATTACCTGCCGGTATCGAAGTCGGATACGACGGCATGACCCTGCGCAGCGGACCGGCATCTGCCTGA
- the rpsF gene encoding 30S ribosomal protein S6 yields the protein MRHYEIVFIVHPDQSEQVPAMIERYKSMITSQSGNIHRLEDWGRRQLAYPIQKIHKAHYVLMNVEISQGTLDELEHAFKFNDAVLRHLTIKADRAVTEPSPMMKEEKSKSLTPAAEGREAA from the coding sequence ATGCGACACTATGAAATCGTGTTCATCGTGCATCCCGATCAAAGCGAGCAAGTGCCCGCCATGATCGAGCGTTACAAGTCGATGATTACCAGCCAGAGCGGTAACATTCACCGCCTGGAAGACTGGGGCCGTCGTCAACTGGCTTACCCGATCCAGAAGATCCACAAGGCTCACTACGTTCTGATGAACGTGGAAATCTCCCAGGGCACCCTGGACGAACTCGAACACGCCTTCAAGTTCAACGATGCAGTTCTGCGTCACCTGACGATCAAGGCTGATCGTGCAGTGACCGAACCGTCACCGATGATGAAGGAAGAGAAGTCCAAGTCGCTGACTCCGGCCGCTGAAGGTCGCGAGGCTGCTTAA
- the priB gene encoding primosomal replication protein N, producing the protein MSARNTVVASGKAGEFSDLRYTPAGIPVYEFRLFHESEQTESGFKRQVQCEFICQAIGEHAVALTKVSEGTTLIVKGFMAARSRRHPASLVLHVTDWKIDPELAHHEF; encoded by the coding sequence TTGAGTGCCCGCAATACGGTGGTAGCAAGCGGCAAAGCCGGAGAATTCTCCGATCTGCGCTATACCCCGGCAGGCATTCCGGTCTACGAGTTCAGACTCTTTCATGAGTCGGAACAGACAGAATCAGGATTCAAACGACAGGTGCAATGCGAATTCATCTGTCAGGCAATCGGCGAACACGCCGTGGCACTCACGAAGGTCTCCGAAGGGACGACCCTGATCGTGAAGGGATTCATGGCTGCTCGCAGCCGGCGACATCCCGCCAGCCTGGTCCTGCATGTCACGGACTGGAAAATCGATCCTGAGCTTGCACATCACGAATTCTGA
- the rpsR gene encoding 30S ribosomal protein S18, translated as MSRHLFKRRKFCRFTAEGIKEVDYKDVNLLKDFISENGRIIPARITGTKARYQRQLSTAIKRARFLALMPYTDLH; from the coding sequence ATGTCCCGTCATTTGTTCAAGCGTCGGAAATTCTGCCGCTTTACCGCTGAAGGCATCAAGGAAGTTGATTACAAGGATGTCAACCTGCTGAAGGATTTCATCAGCGAAAACGGTCGTATCATCCCGGCACGTATCACCGGTACCAAGGCTCGCTATCAACGCCAGCTGTCCACCGCGATCAAGCGTGCTCGTTTCCTGGCTCTGATGCCTTACACAGACCTGCACTAA
- the rplI gene encoding 50S ribosomal protein L9 yields MQIILLEKVANLGSLGDIVKVKDGYARNFLIPQGKAKRATEANLKAFEARRAELEKQQADILAQAQARAEKLEGLTVTVAQKAGVDGRLFGSVTNHDLAAAVAAASGVAVAKTEIRLPEGPFKTIGEYDLVVALHHDVLANIKVTVVAE; encoded by the coding sequence ATGCAAATCATTCTGCTCGAAAAAGTTGCTAACCTGGGTTCCCTGGGCGACATCGTTAAGGTTAAGGACGGTTACGCACGTAACTTCCTGATCCCTCAAGGCAAGGCAAAGCGTGCTACTGAAGCCAATCTGAAGGCTTTCGAAGCTCGTCGCGCTGAACTGGAAAAGCAACAAGCTGACATCCTGGCTCAAGCTCAAGCCCGTGCTGAAAAGCTGGAAGGCCTGACCGTGACCGTGGCTCAGAAGGCTGGCGTTGACGGTCGTCTGTTCGGTTCCGTGACCAACCACGATCTGGCTGCTGCTGTTGCTGCTGCTTCGGGCGTGGCTGTTGCCAAGACCGAAATCCGTCTGCCGGAAGGTCCGTTCAAGACCATCGGCGAATACGACCTCGTGGTTGCTCTGCACCATGACGTGCTCGCCAACATCAAGGTCACCGTGGTTGCTGAATAA
- a CDS encoding GGDEF domain-containing protein, giving the protein MHGGHSREAVAQEVINQLIAEGISISPDTFRERFFHLIGRQMPALVPWSGLIEALIRQWDIRNAGFSPVRKREMLSSMLRRYAHDAEGLNENLNGMIERWEEAVRTSRPIEVAADEAPQVEKPVQSEGWQALSLRLLDAFAQKGACPYPELEPLIQSLLQQAQQAMSAEDVQKVEAGIWVILKRLDHLLRQDQRVSASMRNLFDLMLDNISVLSGNDAWMDGQLALLRGVLEPPVKPMRLYHAEQTLGQLVNHQRERRQELDAAQQEMKSLIASMVDRIGQMAASTGGFGDRVQHYERRIAAARELADIRDVLQDLSVDTRRIHGEIDRSRVELDLAREQVQLSRARIDALEAELKSMSEKVREDQLTGALNRRGFDEAFGSELARMQRTRSSLTIAMLDIDNFKMLNDRLGHHAGDDALKHLVKVVKDVLRPSDVVARYGGEEFVILLPETHEVEAAAIMQRVQRDLTRRFFMHNREKLLITFSAGVTAYRPGEPQDDAIERADLAMYRAKKAGKNRVFVAEQHEGGTPAQIVDSTPGGQQVPDQ; this is encoded by the coding sequence ATGCATGGTGGGCATAGTCGGGAAGCAGTCGCGCAAGAGGTGATCAATCAGCTGATAGCTGAAGGGATTTCCATATCGCCCGACACCTTTCGTGAGCGCTTCTTTCACCTGATTGGCAGGCAAATGCCGGCACTCGTGCCGTGGTCTGGGCTGATTGAGGCATTAATTCGGCAATGGGATATCCGCAATGCCGGATTTTCCCCTGTGCGTAAGCGAGAAATGCTCAGTTCGATGCTGCGGCGCTACGCGCATGATGCAGAAGGCCTGAATGAAAACCTAAATGGAATGATTGAGCGCTGGGAAGAGGCGGTCAGAACGTCGCGTCCCATCGAAGTCGCTGCAGATGAGGCACCCCAGGTTGAGAAACCGGTGCAATCCGAAGGGTGGCAAGCACTGAGCCTGCGGCTGCTCGACGCCTTTGCGCAAAAGGGTGCTTGTCCATACCCCGAACTTGAACCATTGATTCAATCCCTATTGCAACAGGCACAGCAAGCCATGTCGGCCGAGGATGTGCAGAAAGTAGAGGCGGGGATTTGGGTTATTCTGAAGCGATTAGACCATCTCTTAAGGCAGGATCAGCGGGTAAGCGCATCGATGCGCAATCTATTTGATCTAATGCTGGATAATATCTCTGTCTTATCGGGGAATGATGCCTGGATGGATGGGCAACTGGCCTTGCTCAGGGGCGTACTTGAACCCCCGGTCAAACCGATGCGTTTGTATCATGCCGAACAGACTTTGGGGCAGTTGGTGAATCACCAGCGTGAGCGTCGCCAGGAGCTGGATGCCGCGCAACAGGAAATGAAGTCACTCATTGCCAGCATGGTGGATCGTATCGGGCAAATGGCAGCCTCGACTGGGGGCTTCGGTGATCGGGTACAGCACTATGAAAGGCGTATTGCTGCCGCGCGGGAACTGGCAGATATTCGTGATGTTTTGCAAGATTTATCCGTGGATACCCGTCGCATCCACGGTGAAATTGACCGGTCGCGGGTAGAACTTGATCTGGCGCGCGAGCAGGTACAGCTGTCCCGGGCACGTATCGATGCACTGGAGGCTGAACTAAAGAGCATGAGCGAAAAGGTAAGAGAGGATCAACTTACCGGGGCGCTTAATCGTCGTGGATTCGATGAGGCTTTTGGATCAGAGCTTGCGCGCATGCAGCGCACGAGGTCCAGTCTGACGATTGCCATGCTGGATATCGATAACTTCAAGATGTTGAATGACCGCTTGGGGCATCATGCGGGTGACGACGCATTGAAGCATCTGGTTAAAGTGGTCAAGGACGTACTTCGGCCATCCGATGTGGTTGCTCGCTATGGTGGGGAAGAGTTTGTCATACTGTTACCTGAGACCCACGAGGTTGAAGCTGCCGCCATCATGCAGCGCGTGCAGCGTGATCTAACCCGCAGATTCTTTATGCATAATCGGGAAAAATTGCTGATTACGTTTAGTGCGGGCGTCACGGCATACCGTCCCGGAGAACCGCAGGACGATGCAATAGAGCGTGCGGATCTGGCGATGTACCGCGCTAAAAAGGCAGGTAAAAATCGGGTGTTTGTCGCCGAGCAGCATGAAGGAGGCACGCCTGCCCAGATTGTCGATTCAACGCCTGGCGGGCAACAAGTGCCTGATCAATAA
- the trmL gene encoding tRNA (uridine(34)/cytosine(34)/5-carboxymethylaminomethyluridine(34)-2'-O)-methyltransferase TrmL, with protein MFAVILFQPEIPPNTGNIIRMCANTGAELHLVKPLGFPLDDAKMRRAGLDYHEYAQMKVHDCWEDCAQSLNGRRIFAMTTHGSTRYDKVAYQPGDAFLFGRESAGLPAELRNSFPEDRRIKLPMMPDNRSLNLSNAAAVTVFEAWRQHGFAGGQL; from the coding sequence ATGTTCGCCGTTATCCTGTTCCAGCCTGAAATCCCGCCCAATACGGGTAATATTATCCGCATGTGTGCCAATACGGGCGCCGAGCTACATTTGGTTAAGCCACTTGGTTTTCCATTGGATGATGCGAAGATGCGCCGGGCAGGACTGGATTATCACGAATATGCGCAAATGAAGGTGCATGATTGCTGGGAAGATTGTGCACAGTCATTGAATGGTCGGCGCATCTTTGCCATGACTACGCATGGATCAACACGTTACGACAAAGTCGCCTATCAGCCCGGCGATGCTTTTCTGTTCGGACGCGAATCTGCAGGGCTTCCGGCAGAGCTGCGTAACAGCTTTCCGGAAGATCGTCGAATCAAGCTACCAATGATGCCGGATAATCGCAGCCTGAATCTTTCCAATGCTGCAGCCGTTACCGTATTTGAAGCCTGGCGTCAGCATGGATTTGCCGGTGGCCAGCTTTAG
- a CDS encoding ComF family protein gives MTPILSRLLPEQCVLCQAAKARNGLCARCQLLIPRKYGPACPVCAVDMPQDARCNACGELDTPFIATEAACHYRWPLDNLIQHWKYGPDIRLSRSLGYLLHNSARRLPLPDIVVPMPIHSSRERERGFNQSWELIRYLPAPWKKHAQSQLLTRTRQTGMQSHRSADARIRALAGAFSVSRPLQGESVVIVDDVLTTGSSMRHVSAALRRAGAGEIRCLVLARADSPYEDSHASWADFT, from the coding sequence ATGACGCCTATCCTGTCAAGATTACTGCCGGAGCAGTGCGTACTGTGCCAGGCAGCCAAAGCCCGCAACGGCCTCTGTGCCAGGTGCCAGCTACTCATCCCCCGCAAATATGGTCCGGCCTGCCCGGTCTGCGCGGTCGACATGCCTCAGGATGCGCGCTGCAATGCCTGCGGTGAGCTCGATACGCCATTCATCGCGACGGAAGCCGCATGCCATTATCGCTGGCCATTGGATAACCTGATTCAACACTGGAAATATGGGCCTGATATTCGCCTGTCCAGGTCACTTGGATATTTACTTCACAATTCAGCCAGGCGACTTCCTTTGCCAGACATCGTGGTACCCATGCCCATTCATAGCAGCCGCGAGCGCGAGCGAGGTTTTAATCAATCCTGGGAACTGATTCGCTACCTCCCTGCACCGTGGAAAAAACATGCTCAATCCCAGCTACTGACACGTACCCGGCAAACAGGCATGCAATCGCACCGCTCAGCAGATGCGCGCATACGTGCATTAGCCGGGGCCTTCTCAGTTTCACGCCCATTGCAGGGAGAATCGGTAGTCATTGTGGATGATGTCCTGACAACTGGCAGCAGCATGCGGCACGTATCTGCAGCACTTCGTCGTGCGGGCGCGGGTGAGATTCGTTGCCTTGTTCTGGCTCGCGCGGACAGTCCGTATGAGGATAGCCATGCAAGTTGGGCGGATTTCACCTAA
- the bioB gene encoding biotin synthase BioB, which translates to MSEITTSQAVTFHKKSVPHPETQRWTVEAIEALFNLPFNDLLFQAQTVHRQHFDANKVQLSTLLSIKTGGCPEDCGYCPQSVRYDTGVENQAMLPLDDVLAAARAAKDAGASRFCMGAAWRGPKQRDLDEVKKMIAGVKSLGLETCATLGLLKEGMAGQLKDAGLDYYNHNLDTAPDEYGNIVTTREYDDRLDTLRQVREADIHVCCGGIVGMGEETLGRAGLIAQLANLDPQPESVPINNLVQVEGTPLEGTEQLDWTEFVRTIAVARITLPKSFVRLSAGRQQMPESVQALCFLAGANSIFYGDKLLTTGNPEVEGDKALFNKLNITPL; encoded by the coding sequence ATGAGTGAAATCACCACGAGTCAAGCTGTCACCTTTCACAAAAAGTCTGTGCCGCATCCGGAAACTCAGCGCTGGACGGTTGAGGCAATCGAAGCCCTGTTCAACCTGCCATTCAACGATCTGCTTTTCCAGGCTCAGACGGTGCATCGTCAGCATTTCGATGCCAATAAGGTGCAGTTATCGACGCTGCTATCGATCAAGACTGGCGGTTGTCCGGAAGATTGTGGCTACTGCCCGCAATCCGTCCGCTACGACACTGGCGTGGAAAATCAGGCGATGCTGCCGCTGGACGATGTACTTGCCGCAGCACGTGCCGCCAAGGATGCTGGCGCCTCACGCTTCTGCATGGGTGCCGCATGGCGTGGCCCCAAGCAGCGTGATCTGGATGAAGTGAAGAAGATGATCGCCGGTGTGAAATCACTGGGTCTGGAAACCTGCGCGACACTCGGTCTGCTGAAAGAAGGCATGGCTGGTCAGCTGAAAGACGCCGGGCTGGATTACTACAATCACAATCTGGATACCGCACCGGATGAGTACGGCAATATTGTCACGACTCGTGAGTACGACGACCGTCTGGATACGCTGCGCCAGGTGCGCGAAGCAGACATTCATGTCTGCTGTGGCGGTATTGTGGGCATGGGTGAGGAAACCCTTGGCCGTGCTGGCTTGATCGCGCAATTGGCCAACCTTGATCCCCAGCCGGAGTCGGTGCCGATCAACAATCTGGTGCAAGTTGAAGGTACGCCACTGGAGGGTACTGAACAGCTCGACTGGACCGAATTCGTGCGCACCATCGCGGTTGCCCGTATTACGCTGCCAAAGAGCTTCGTACGTTTGTCCGCTGGCCGTCAGCAGATGCCGGAAAGTGTACAGGCACTGTGCTTTCTGGCAGGCGCCAACTCGATATTTTACGGCGACAAGCTGCTAACCACTGGCAATCCGGAAGTGGAAGGCGATAAGGCACTGTTCAACAAGTTGAATATCACACCGCTGTAA
- a CDS encoding ABC transporter substrate-binding protein — translation MRIITSTLLSIICLAAHAEDLIRLGNLKFAHYGAVSYIKEIAPQCGFRVEERLFSKGVDMLPAILAGELDVAASASDAAIVGRSVGAPIYAVAGFSKGGARLVARTDQPIQSLADLKGKTVGVTRGGAHELLLAAELAQAGLTWSDQAGSDVRIIYLGFSELNQALAARQIDAMMQSEPYSAQAINKKLGIEVMKPYDTPLGEPVRALVMTESLYQKRDIALKFMQCFVRATRMFQKHPHMAERYVRHTLFKGQVSHDDYEAAIANAPYSLDLSESHIQITTDLMMKYGIGRMTAPPRAQNWVKLDVLEEAKRLEKE, via the coding sequence ATGCGCATTATCACATCCACTTTACTCAGCATCATCTGCCTAGCAGCACATGCAGAAGACCTTATCCGGCTGGGCAACCTGAAGTTTGCGCACTATGGTGCCGTGTCTTACATCAAGGAAATTGCGCCGCAATGTGGCTTCAGGGTGGAAGAGCGATTGTTCTCAAAAGGTGTCGACATGTTACCCGCCATCCTCGCGGGCGAACTCGACGTGGCCGCAAGTGCAAGTGATGCTGCAATTGTTGGCCGATCTGTCGGCGCACCGATCTATGCAGTGGCGGGTTTTTCAAAGGGGGGAGCGCGATTAGTCGCTCGCACAGATCAACCCATTCAGTCACTTGCCGACTTAAAGGGTAAAACGGTTGGCGTGACACGCGGTGGCGCACACGAACTCCTGCTCGCAGCGGAACTGGCTCAGGCGGGGTTAACATGGTCGGATCAGGCTGGCTCCGATGTGCGCATCATTTATCTGGGTTTTTCCGAGCTGAATCAGGCGCTAGCTGCACGTCAGATTGATGCCATGATGCAATCAGAGCCCTATTCTGCCCAGGCAATCAACAAAAAGCTGGGCATAGAGGTAATGAAACCGTACGACACGCCGCTAGGCGAACCGGTTCGTGCGCTGGTCATGACAGAGTCGCTTTATCAGAAACGCGACATCGCTTTAAAATTCATGCAATGCTTCGTGCGTGCGACACGCATGTTCCAAAAGCATCCGCATATGGCAGAACGGTATGTGCGTCATACCTTATTCAAAGGGCAGGTCAGCCATGATGATTATGAGGCGGCCATTGCCAATGCACCCTACTCGCTTGATCTGAGCGAATCTCACATTCAAATCACCACCGACCTCATGATGAAGTACGGTATAGGTCGAATGACTGCACCGCCACGCGCCCAGAATTGGGTAAAATTAGATGTGCTCGAAGAGGCAAAGCGGTTAGAAAAGGAATAG